In the Phyllopteryx taeniolatus isolate TA_2022b chromosome 1, UOR_Ptae_1.2, whole genome shotgun sequence genome, ggGTGTATTCATCTATGTTGAGCACTGTATAGTGTTATGTTCTTTCTGCTTTCATCAGGCTGTTCCCTCTCCGTGAACCAGGGGTCAACTACATGGCTTCTGAACTCACCAAGAAGGAGATTGAGGTGAGTTTCTCATAGTTGATGGTTAAATGAATCCCACAACacttttgctttgatttgtgtTCTCCTCAGGCCTTTAAGAGAAACGAGGATGCCAAAAGGAGACTAGTGGAGTCATATGAACTCATGTTGGGCTTCTACGGCATCCGCCTGGTTAACAAAGAGATTGGTGAGGTGACTCGAGCAGAGAATTGGAAAGAGCGCTTTGGCAACCTTGAGCGGTAAACTTTCTCATATTCTAATTTCAGTAACTGGCCTCATACGAACTCTGGGGGGGTCATTTAAGTTTCAACTGTTTCATCTCCAATAGGAACATGCACAACAATCTGCGCATAACACGCATCCTGAAGAGCCTGGGGGAGCTGGGCTTCGAGCACTATCAGGCCCCGCTTGTGCACTTCTTCCTTGAAGAAACTTTGGTCAAGAAGAACCTCAGCAGTGTTAAACGAAGCGTACTTGACTATTTTCTGTTCGCCGTTCTGGATAAACAAAAGCGCCAAGAGCTGGTGCGCTTTGCCTTTGTTCACTTTGAGCCAAAGGATAAATTTGTGTGGTGTCCCAGAAAGATTCAGAAACAATTCAGGAAGGCAGAGAAACGATCTGAAGCGGTTGGAAATGGAGACGGTAAGGATGACATCTACTCAAGGGCTAAAAGCAAAGATGGAGAAAAAGGGGTTCACCTCAAAGAGGAGGAACTGGATAATGCTGGCATGGCGCAGAAACAAACTGAAACAAATTGTGACAAAATCAAACAGCCTGAGATGTTCCCTCACCCTAAAGCAGATGAAACGACAGCTGGAAATGGTAATTCTGAGTCCAATAACAGCAGTTTagggaacagcaatgactcaatTGATGACATTGATGAAATGGATCAGTCGCCGACTCCTGACACTGTGACCGTCAAAACTGAGCCCAGTGCCGACATCAAGTTCAAACTTACAAACAGCTCACTGGACGCCATTCAGGAACCAGACAGTGTTATGCAAACGGATGAAGACATGAACACAGAGAAGCCACCGAAGAAGAAGCGAGAAGATAACTCTGTAATGCAGAGCAGTGGCTCCACTGCCGACGGTAGTGCCGGAGATGCGGAGGAAAAGGCTGGCGGTGACACAGCCCCTGGCCAAAGAATCTCACCTGCTCAAACACCCCTTAAGACTTCAAAGCACTCACATTGCCTGTCATCAGGGAGGGAAGAAAAGATCCCAAAGACTGATTTTACTCAACTGCCAGACAACGAGAGAAAAGGGTTGCACGCAAACGGGAGCACCCATAAAGCTAAGGATGAACTAACAACTGAGAAGGTGGAGGACGTCGACATGGAGTCAAATCCCTCTAGTTTAGACCCAAATGTTGGTAATACATGAATAGTTCTTATAACTTAAGGCCCAACTCTTAAAAGAATTTCAGTCAAATTGATCATCTGTAAGGAGCTGGTGGGAAGGTTCAGTGTTTAGCAAAAATGCTATGACCACAGTCACTGTACATTTGTCTTATACAGACCACCATTCCGTTTAGAGACTGTCACCCTCAAGTCCTgcaaaagttgaattgttttatGATAACCTTGAGGCTGTGTTCACATTTCCCATTACAACGGTgctatgtaaaaatacattttagaagcTTTTCGTGACATCTCAGCTGgtaaaaatagcaaaatataaaataacacatTCATTCAACCTAGCAAACTGAATTTTTGTTTCGAAAATGTGCGTTTTGTTACATTACAGCCACAAAGTCCATTTGGTTCACAACTTAATGTAAATCCTTTTTTACTGCACAGGGTTTGGTTTGATGAGGGGGAAAATGCCTGTGTGAACAGTACATGAAGTGGTACAAATGTGCGCACCATGTgtccgaccccccccccccccccccccaaactttGGTCTAGACAAGCATACGGGACGACAGTGTGAACACAGCCTAGGAGAGGCTAGTGGGTCCAAGTGCTGAAAGTCTCACTTAAATTACAATTCAGTTCATGAATGACATTGTCATAATTTATATTTGGCAGACAGATGCTCTGAAATCATGTCTGGCTGTTGGAATGTTAAATGTGCAGTttcagtgtttattttatttatttttttttaattataaatggCTTTGCCTAATATTGGACTGGTGCTATTAAAAACTAACAATTGCCACAAcataggtacacctgcacaataaaaaaaacaaaacattctgcCTTTGGAAATATGATAACGCTATcagatacactatattgccaaaagtattcgctcaagatatgaatttaagtgcaGCCCATTCTTAATCCGTAGGGTTtattatgacattggtccaccctctgcaattatatCATCTTAAACCTTTCTCGAAAGGTTTTCCACAAAATTTAGGAGTGtgttttatgggaatttatgaccatttttccagaagggCATTTGTGAGGTTTCACACTgttgttggacgagaaggccttgCTCCTCAGTCTCtgttctaattcatccaaaagtgttttgTAGGGTAGATATCAGAATTGTGGTtaccagtcaagttcatccacatcaaactatCATCGATGTCTTTATGATCCTTGGTTTGTGCACTGATGAACATCATGTTGGaattggtatggatgaacttgactggcctgcacagagtcctgccctcaacccgatagaacaccatTGGGTTGgttttgagtggacagtgagccagccttccaacatcagtgtgtgacctcacaaatatggtcctggaagaatgggcaaaaaggCAGTTgcgtgaatacttttggcaatatagtgtacataATTTTAACACTGTGGTTGTAGTATGAAACGTGGTGCAACGGCACTGCATCATTCTGAGAGGTGTTTCCAATGTTACGGTGACCTTATTTCAGTACTTCAGAGCAGCCAGATACAATGGAACCTTAGTTCATGAACGCCGTTGTTAACGAGCAAATCTGTTTAGGGACATTTACATACTTGGATTGCTTCAGTTCACGATGTCTGCTTCAGTTCGTGAACAGTCAGAGCATCCATGTATTAGAAACAACTCTCAGCTTGATGCTGCACGggtctgcatcactgcaaacCACAACCACAGGGATGGGTATATTTTTAAAGgaatactatttttttccccccagtgtcAAAGATGAGGATCGTGATCTTTGTCGAGGTAGAATTGTTGATGTATTGGATCTCACTGAATTTTGCACCTGTACCTGATGTGGTTAAGCAAGTTAAACGACCTAACAATAAAATTACAGCATCAATTGAAAAACTGTGAATTTATCTAGAAAGTAAAATGTATGATAGTGACAGCATTAAAATGACGTTCCTAGGtttgtttaatttctttacagaatatacatatacagtccTAATAATTTAAATGAACTGAATACTGTTCTTTACacctttgttttattatatcaTGTTATTATGCTATAAGATGTTTTTGCACTGAAGGATTGCAAGTTTTGTGTTTCCCTTTGGAGGCTGTTGTTAATGCTAAACTCACACATTCTTAGACTGATTGTCACAAAAGTTATCTTTCAGTAATTTGTGTGCTTTCACACTTGTGGAAATTTGACTTGGACAACAGTAAGCCTTGCCAAAAATGTGATAAGACTGCTtgattgtattaaaaatatatttgtcttTGCATCAGAATTTGTCAAGCTTAGCTCAAATCTGTATTTCAATTACTGATATTTTGGAATCTGTTTGCCAGggtgcttctttttttctcctcaacACTTGCACTCAATTCTGACTGATTTAAAATGGtatcaaaatacaatttaagtTCCTTCTATGTGACTTCCTCCAACTGAAAACCTGGTTGTTTAAGAGCAGAATAAAGATATTTTCTGACATCAATAGAACTGGTCTGCGTCTTTTAGCTGAAGTCCTGTGGGCACCGTATTTTAGTCAGGCCTAAAGATCAGATTTAATGAGCTTTCTGTTGCAATAGCATCCTCAATGTCAGAGTATCTATTGATGCAGcgatttgttattttaattttatttcacatGAATCACATGTCAAACATTTTCTCTTTGCTCTTGACTCACTCAAAACTAAAAAGGTTTTGGGACATTTGTTCATTTCTATGCCACCACAGGAAGAGATTTGGTATCACACTGTCATTATGTGCTTGAAGTGTGGACTTTTAGCTTCAAgtgctttcacaaaaatatggcaCACCGTTTAGAAATTTAAGCCATTTTATGAAGGGCACATAATGGGTGCCATAGGAATTAGGTACATCttgtaatcattcaaattacCAAAAGGGGAAGCTTGGAAAAGTTTGATAGGCTCTTGAGCTGGAACACTATTTCAGGTGGGAAAGTggttagctaaaaaaaaaaaaactaactaccAACCTAACTACAATGTAATCGGATAGCTTCTTTAAccgatcagatttcaaattcgtccTCACAAGGCCGGCCAGGGTCAGAAGGCTGGCCCTCGATGATCTCAGCATATTTCTGtgctgattggttggtcagagcaaaacttccACAACTAAAACACGTTTGTAGTTcacttaaatactgtacattaaatcaggggtgtccacGCTTTTTCCTCTGAGGgccacattcagaaaaattgaAGGATGCAAGAGCTTCTTTGAAATTCTTTGCCTTCATTAAATGTGGTAAAACCGCAATCTACCAagcaattatacagtatattgtttataaacatttttaagaaaaaaaaaaaaactacatcaaGAGATAAGTGATAAGGCAAGTGTTGGGCTAACCTGGATCCCTGTAAGATtgacattcagaaccaaaacaataGCAATCTGTATTAAGATCACACTTTTTAGGGTCATTAATTGGACCTTGAAAAGGAGCAGAAATTGGAGAGAACAATTTTTCCTTATCTTTATTCACTGTAATGAAGATACATTTTGTTGctattttagttgtaaaaaGTTTCTTTGTGTCTTTGCATATTGTTAGCTTGATAGCATAATAGCCTGACTTATTTTTAACTACTATGGTaacttactactactactaataataataatagcgatgtgtttgctaaaatgtttgttttttctttgtttgtgtagATTGTTAGTCATCCAGGTCTGCAAAGGATGactcaaggcaactggactcgagttgtttgttgaatttgttgctttttattgttttctgaaaatgtaaaaaaaaaattataataatacttGCGCAATTACAGTATGGCTAGGCTGGCGGTATATAGagtagcatttttttaatagtagTTACAGTTGTAGTAATCTGAATTGGGGATGTGCCTCCTTCTAAAGCCAATGCTTGTGATTGggtctctctggtcatgtgccattttgcagtagtctcaaacatgacgtgtttttccaaatatgacaaCGAAGCACCACCTCGTGGTCCATTGAgatttttgaaaaggttagactcatagttacactattgaacacataaaagaacattgacttttgaacagttttatctttataattttggactcTTTTGGAAcattatctgggttgtcatatgaagccatattttgaaaattgtgcacatttgtcattagctCAACATTGTACGGTGGTTATCCACATGCTGTActcatataatgcaacaaaaaacattttattatgtatttacatttcaccaTGTGTTGTTATCAGTTCATTAATTGTGTACAAAAGTGGTTTATTCCAtaataatgatctatggttttaatctcaggagggggaagcagtgcaccatcaacactgtgtatagtggggatggggcgcttctgacctcaactcgggacgttgtgagtcggtggggaggatacttcgaagacctcctcaattccaccgacacgccttcccatgagggagcagagtctgggatcccggaggcgggctctcctatctctggggctgaggttaccgaggtggttaaaaagctcatcggtggcaggggtggatgagattcgcccgaagttcctaaaggctctggatgttgtggggctgtcctggttgacatgcctctgcaacatcacggggacggtgcctctggattggcagactggggtggtggtccacctttttaaaaagggggacctgagggtgtgttccaactacagggggatcacattcctcagtctccctggtcaggggtgctggagaggaggagggtccgtcgggaagttg is a window encoding:
- the ogfr gene encoding opioid growth factor receptor, coding for MEDDCVCEYDSTWDTESDGEEPAGDGQPRRSRTLVSRHHPPRNMRAAKDMQNYRRGYPNLADDECSEDKMNNLQFYLNKFPSAPDEVYIESFLKEWKNDYKRLERVHSYIQWLFPLREPGVNYMASELTKKEIEAFKRNEDAKRRLVESYELMLGFYGIRLVNKEIGEVTRAENWKERFGNLERNMHNNLRITRILKSLGELGFEHYQAPLVHFFLEETLVKKNLSSVKRSVLDYFLFAVLDKQKRQELVRFAFVHFEPKDKFVWCPRKIQKQFRKAEKRSEAVGNGDGKDDIYSRAKSKDGEKGVHLKEEELDNAGMAQKQTETNCDKIKQPEMFPHPKADETTAGNGNSESNNSSLGNSNDSIDDIDEMDQSPTPDTVTVKTEPSADIKFKLTNSSLDAIQEPDSVMQTDEDMNTEKPPKKKREDNSVMQSSGSTADGSAGDAEEKAGGDTAPGQRISPAQTPLKTSKHSHCLSSGREEKIPKTDFTQLPDNERKGLHANGSTHKAKDELTTEKVEDVDMESNPSSLDPNVGNT